The Synechococcus sp. CC9605 sequence CGATGCCCTGCGCCTTGCCGTGAACGGTATGCCGCTGAATGTCTGATCAGATCTCGATCATCGCTCCAGATGATTGGCACGTGCATCTCCGCGATGGAGAGATGCTGAACCAGGTCGTGGCCCATACAGCCCGCCGTTTTCAGCGAGCCATCGTGATGCCCAACCTGCGTCCCCCGGTGACCACCGTGGCGGCTGCACAGGCCTACCGCGATCGCATTCAGGCGGCGTGCCCCGCTGATCTGGAGTTCACCCCTCTGATGACGGCGTACCTCACTGATTCGATCGCTCCTGCCGAGCTGGAGACGGGTTTTCGAGAGGGTGTTTTCGCTGCCGCCAAGCTTTATCCCGCCAACGCCACCACCAATTCCGCCGCAGGGGTGACGGACTTGCTGCAGATCGATCCTGTGCTGGAAACGATGGCTCGGATCGGCATGCCCTTGCTGATCCATGGTGAAGTCACGGATCCCGAGATCGACATCTTCGACCGTGAGGCAGCGTTCATCGAACGCCATCTGGAACCGCTGCGGGAGCGTCATCCCGAGCTGAAGGTTGTGTTAGAGCACATCACCACTGAACAGGCGGTGCAGTACGTCAGCTCAGCGGACCGTCATCTTGCCGCCACCATCACCCCCCACCATCTGCACATCAATCGCAACGCGATGTTCGCCGGTGGGTTGCGCAGTGATTTCTATTGCCTCCCCGTGGCCAAGCGGGAATGCCACCGTCAAGCCCTGCGCCGGGCGGCCACCAGCGGTGACCCAAGCTTCTTTCTCGGCACCGACACGGCACCTCACGAACGGTCATCCAAGGAAAGTGCCTGCGGTTGCGCCGGCATCTTTAATGCGCCCTTCGCCTTGGAGAGTTATGCACAGGTTTTTGATCAGGAGGGCGCTCTGGAGCATTTCGAAGCCTTCACCAGCCTGAATGGGCCGGCTTTCTACAAGCTTCCAGCCAACACCCATCGCATCACGTTGCAACGGCGTGATCATCTCGTGCCGGAACTTGTGAATGGACTGGTTCCTTTCCATGCTGGAGAGATCCTGTCCTGGGCCGTTGCCAATGCACCTGATCAAGTTCAGCTCTGAAGATTGCGGCACCTGTCACCGCATGAGTCACTACGACGGCAAGGTGGCCGAGGAACTCGGCTGCAGCTTTATCTCCGTGATGCTGCAGGACACGGAGATGTATCGCAAATACCGGAAGATCCTGCTCAAGCAGTACCCCAACAAGGAGGGCATGGGCTGGCCCACCTACCTGTTGGTGAACGATCCCGATGGAGATTTTTCAATCGAGGGAGAACTGAAGGGCGGCTTGCCCAAGGGAGACTTCCGCACCAAGCTCGCTGAGTTGCTGCCGTCCTGACGCCTGGTGGTGGGGGCAGGGGGACTTGAACCCCCACAGGCCTTTCGGCCCAAGCGATTTTAAGTCGCGTGCGTCTACCGATTCCGCCATGCCCCCGCCAGAACATCTTAGATTTACCTCCAGCTGTCCTCAGGCCTTGGACCTTTCGTCCCTGCTTTCTCAAATCCCACAGGACACGTTGTTGGTTCTATTGGCCTACACCGTTCTGGGCGGCCTGTACCTCGTTGTCGTTCCCCTCGCCCTGTACGCGTGGATGAACCAGCGCTGGCATCGCATGGGCAAACTGGAGCGTCTGGGGATTTATGGCATGGTCTTCTTCTTTTTCCCTGGGATGATCCTGTTTGCCCCCTTCCTCAACTTCCGGCTGAGCGGACAGGGAGACGTCTGACTTGACGCGTGGAAAAGTTCTTCTGATCGGACTAGTAGTCCTCCTGCTTGGAGGACTTGGTCAGGTTGGCTTTCAGGCTGCGGGCTTTGAAGGCTTCACGGCAGGGATTGCTGCGGAGGCCCTGCTGGTTGTGATTGTGGTGGTGTGGACAAGTTCCTACCTGTTTCGTGTGGTCACCGGTCAGATGACCTACATGGATCAGCGGCGTCGTTACCGCGAGGTGTACGACAAACAGGAAGCTGAAGCGCTTCAAGCCTGTTTTGATGCTCTTCCCGAGGAGGAACAGCAGGCGCTGCTGCGCAAAATTGGGGCTGATCGCTTGGGTCCCACAGACGGTGAGGCCCCCGTCGACTCATAGGCTTTCGAAGTTTGTTCCTGGTCGGTTGACCGAGATGCCCAATCAGCAGTCCTCTTCCATCGCCCAGCGCTTTGAGCAGCTGAAGCAGGACGGTCGCCTTGCCTTGATGCCATTCCTGATGGCTGGCGATCCTGATCTCGCGGTCACCGCTGATGTGCTTCTCAGTCTGCAAATGGCAGGGGCCGACATGGTGGAACTGGGGATGCCGTACAGCGACCCGCTCGCGGATGGGCCGGTCATTCAGGCCGCTGCGTCCCGTGCCCTTGCTGCCGGAACCACGCCAACGGGCGTGCTGGACATGCTGCAGTCGTTGAAGGGTCAGCTGCAGATCCCGGTGATCCTGTTCACGTATTCCAATCCACTGCTCAATGTGGGGATGGAGGCGTTCTGCCAGTCTGCAGCGGAGGCTGGTGCGGCGGGTTTGGTGGTGCCTGATCTCCCCCTCGAGGAGGCCGAGCGGTTGTCAACCATCGCCGAGCGTCATGGCTTGGATTTGGTGCTCTTGGTTGCACCCACCACTCCTCAAGATCGGATGGGTCGGATTGCCAAATGCAGCCGTGGTTTCACCTATCTGGTGAGTGTCACTGGCGTCACCGGTGAGCGAGCTCAGATGGAAAGCAGGGTTGAAGGTTTGGTGCAGCAACTCAAACAAACCTCTCCGGTTCCTGTTGCGGTTGGTTTCGGTATCTCTGGGGCGGAGCAGGTGCGACAGGTTCGGGGCTGGGGTTCCGATGGAGCGATTGTGGGCAGCGCGCTCGTGAAGCGGATGGCTGCAGCATCGCCAGGAGAAATTGCACAGGAAGCTGGTCGTTTTTGCGCTGAGCTGCGTGCCGCGGCGGATCAGCCTTAACGGCTGCCATTCGGTTAGGGCACGAACCAGAGCATGAAAAAACCCCAGCTAAGGCCGGGGTTCATCGATTACGGTTTGATTCACTCCTCGTCTTCGTCACTGCCACCAACAGGTGTCAGACGAATTTGTTTGCGCCCCAGTTTGATTTCAAATTCATCTCCAGGCTTCAGGTCGAGCAGAGCCGTATAAGCCTTGCCGATCAGCAGATTGCCGTTGCCTTGAACGGTGGCCACGTAGCTGAGTTTGCGGCCTCCTTTGCCCACGCCGCCAACACCACCCATGCCAAGACTCACGCCTTTGGCTTCCAGTAGTGCCTCATAAAAAGCGGTGAAATTCAAACGCTCGCCACCATCTTTTTTATCGGAGACATAGCCACAGGCACGAACAAGATCAGACTTGCTGACGTCACCTAGGTCTTTGACTTTATTGAGAAGGTCGCTCCCAGTGAGCATCGCTTTCGAGAGAAATCAACCTTCACAACATAGCGTTTGTGCAAGTCGTTATGCCATCATTTTTCTTTGAAAAGTTCTTCGGTATTTCATCCTTCGCTATGGCACGTTTCGTCTTGTGGGGCACTTACTGCACGGATGCTCTTGTGAAGCGTGCTCCTTATCGTGATGAACATCTTGCTCGCCTTCAGGGCTTGAAAGATCAGGGAACGCTGGTCACGCTCGGACCCACTGAGGGAAGCACCCATGTTTTCGGGATCTTCGAGGCCGACAGCCTCTACGTCGTTCGCATGCTGGTTGAGGACGACGTTTATTGGAAGCAGGGAATCTGGACGGCGCTCGAGGTTTATCCCTGGGTCCAGGCGTTCTGAGCCTGCATGAGCACCCATTCCGCCACAAGCTGATCTCCCTCGCTCCCGAGAACGTCGGCGTAACCACTCATCTGGCCTCGGCCTTCCCGGGCGATGGCTGCGATGGCGTCCACCGTTGCGATCTGCTCACGCTCGAGGGTCTTCAGCTTCAGGTTTTTCCCTCGGCGAATGATGTTGCCGCCGTTGATGTGGCATCCGGCGCAGTGCTGTTCGAACAACAGAGCGCCGGTGCTGGCATCCCGCCCGGCGGCCAGCGAAGCACCGCCTGATCCAAGGCTCAGCAGCAGCACAAGAAACGCACCAATGCAGCAGCGAAGGATGGAGCTCAGCACAGGGACGGTGTGGCTTGAATCAGTCTGCTTGAGCAGGTGATGCCTCCTTCTGGAACCGCTGGATCAGTTCATCGGGAGAGCGGTAATCCTTCGGAAGCGAGGTGTGCAATCTGTTTAGGTAATCCCAGCAGACCGTCCGGCGAATGGCGTTGAGATCGCGTCCATCGGCCACAAGGCGACGCAGGGCTTGGCAGTAGCTCGAGAATCCAGCCTCCAGATCTCCGATGGTGAGTGCCTTGGTTGCGGACGGCATGAAACAGAAGGTCAGGATCTTCTAACTTTTGCGTCGATCTCCTGATTGGTCTGTTGTCAGGATCACTGTTGGAGCTGTGCGGTGGCCCCATGGCGGAACAGGATCTGATCCGTTTCCTCAACAAGATCTCCCAACTTCAGGTCCTTGCGGAGCGTGTGCGGAACGACTCCAGCAGCCGTGAACAGCTGGCGGCCTGTGCGGACCACAATCAGGTTGTACAGCTGGCCAGGTCCTGGGGGTTCGACATCGGTCGGCGCTGGGGTGAGCGTGACCATGGGCCTGGGGGAGAAGCCAACCTGCTGGCGACTCCGTGCCCTCCCCCCGGTGAAGAATCAACGCGCGTGTTGGCGTCTGCTGAGATGTGGAGATTGCTGCTGATTGCGTCCAACGGCTACCGGTCCCCCGATGACGCATGGATGGACCAGTCCGATCACGAATGGGTGCTTGTGCTGCGGGGCAGCGCCTGTGTTGCGCTGCAGAACCCCGATCGGATCGTCGATCTCAGCCCTGGGGATCATCTTCTGCTTCCGCCACATCAGCTCCACAGGGTGGAGCGCACCGAGCCTGCGCCTGGAACCCTCTGGTTGGCCTTGCACTGGGATGCGGCTTGAACCTGCTGCAGTGGCACGCCTCTCCCACGATGGCTCGTGCAGCCCCGACAAAGCAATGAGCACGACAGCTGATTGCCGTTGGCTTCATCGCGGACGAGAGTGTGTGCATCGAGATCGGAGGAGCCGATGACGGCCGACACTCCACCTGAGCAAATCCCGGAAGCAGACTGACTTCCTGGCCCCTGCTCCAACAGTTTCCACCCATTCGTAAGCTATTCGTCCGGCGCGACAACGAAGAGCGTCGAGCCAGTCGACTTTCCTCTGCATCGTTCGTAGGTGCCCTGCAGGAGAGCCGCTTCACACCTGGACCCGATGGCCCCAGGGTGCCTTAAGCCAGGCGCTTCGACCTTCCTGTATCAGTTCCATCGCTGGAGGAGACTTTCCGAGGCATCAGACACTGAAGTTGAGGTCGATTGCCATGCGCAAACGAGCGAGTTAGGCCGTCTTTCCATCGGGAAGGGCGGCCTTCCTCTTTGCTCATCAACCGTCAGTCCTCGAAATCAAGCTTGGTGGCCGATCCACCACGGCCCAGACGTTCGCGGGAGGGAGTGGCATTGGCTCGCTTGACCAACCAGTAAGCAGCCGACAGTGAGACGACTGCGATCCCAAGGCCCACCAGAAGCTGGGGTTTGTTTTCAGCACCGGAAGGCAACACGATCACCTTACGAGCCACTGCCGTAAGTGCTGTAACCAGAACCAGTTCGATTTGCACCACATGGCGCCTTAGGTAACTGGTGATGTTTTGCAGCACCTCCAGAGCGATCAACACGGTGAGCAGATCGCCAAGGATCTTGATCAGATCGTCACCCAACCACGTTGCCGCAGTTCCGGTCAGCAACTTCGAGCCCAAGGAAATGATCAGCTGGATGATGGCGGCGCTGATCACAGCAGCTGTGATCAGGGTGAGCAGCCGAGCAACCTCCCGCTCGCCAGCATCAACGAAACCGAGGAAACTTCTCTTGGATCGATTGGGTCCGCTCACGATGTTCAATCGTTGAAAGGGTTGTAGTAAGGGCGAGCTTTGGTGTCGCTGGCTGGATTCACCACCTTGGTGTCACAGGTGACCGAGCCGTCTTCTGCGGTGACGCAATCGGCCTCAATTTTGCTGTCTTTGCCCGTGGTACTTCCCGGCCCCCGCAGCCATCCCTCGGTTTGGGCGAGGGCGGGGGATGCGCCGAACACCGACATCATCAACAGGAGGGAGGCGCTGAGGAGTTGAGTGGGCGTCATTGCGGCATTGACTGAGCCACCACTTTGCCGGTGAAGTCCCCTAGTCGGTGCAGTCGTCTCGAATTTCCTGCAAAAGCAGATCAAGTTGACCGAACGGATCATCCTCCGCTGTGGCACCACCAGCACTGTCGTTTGCAGGCTGGCCATGCCATTCGGCTTCAACGCTGCAAAGCCGATCAGCCAGTCCGGCAAGACCTCGCAGTTTGTGTTCGCGCTCCAGCACCTCCAGCAGGGCGGGCATTCGGGTCGAGACCGCACGCAGGTTGCGACGCAGGTCGGCCTGTGTGCGCCCTTGCTGCTTCAACCAATCCTTCAGTAGCAGAGTCAGATCCGCTTCAAATTGAGGGGTCCAGCCAGACATTGATCAGCGATTCAGTTCAGCGGTTCAGTTCTGCGATTCAGTGCGTCAGGGGAAACCAGCGATCCAGTTTGCGGCGAGCTCGCATCCGGATTGCCGGTGTGACGTGATTGCTCCACAAACCCACCATGGCCGTAAGCGCCACAAGATCATCACTGAAACCGGCCACCGGCAGCAGGTCGGGAATCAGGTCGGCGGGCATCAGCAGATAGCTCAGGGCCGCCAGCATGGTTAGCCGAGCGGCTGAAGGCGTCTCGGGGTCAAGCATCAACTCCAGGGCTTCCAGGGCTGGGGCGGCGAGACCTCGGCCGGCCCGCTGCAGCAGGCGCCGCAGCAGGCTTTCATCGATCATCTCCCGTTCAAGCACGTTGGCTTCAACGGTGGTACGCGCAGCATGGTCAGTCATGCGGAGGGGGCCGATTGATCCCACTCTCTCCAGTCCCTAAACAAGACGCCAGCGGGACAAGCCGAAGTTCAGAGTGTGGATTCCACGAGTCCGCTCTGAATGCCTGTCTTGCGCAGTTTGCGCAGGGCCCGCTGCACCACCTGACGGCAATACTCACGGGAACAGTTCATATGGCGAGCCACTTCGGCGAGGGTGCGCCATTCGTTGGTGCCATCCAGCCCAAAGCGCAAGGTCACAACGGTGTGCTCTTTCGGGGTGAGATTGGCTTTGGCCAGCAAGGACCAGACCGACGCGGTGCGCTCGGCGATCTCGGCCCGTTCCATCGGCGGCAGCTCATCGCTTGGCAGCACGTCCACCAGCTCTGAGGGATCGGATTTCGATTTCACAACCCCCTGCAGGCTCACGGTGACGCTGCGCAGTTCACAGGCCAGCAGATCCTCCACCTCAGCGATGGGGATCTCCATGAACTCCGCCAGCTGCTCACCGCTCGGGCTAAGGCCGTTGCGCTGCATCAGGCGTGCCTTGGCGGCCCGCAATTTTGTGAGTTTTTCGTTCACATTCACAGGAATGCGAATCGTGCGGCTTTGGGTGGAGAGTGCTCGGTTCAGGCCCTGCCGAATCCACCAATAGGCGTAAGTGGAGAAACGATGGCCGCGGGTGGGGTCGTATTTCTCGACGGCACGGGTCAGGCCAAGGGTTCCCTCCTGAATCAGATCAAGCAGATCCAGGCCCTTGCCCTGATAACGCTTTGCCAGATTGACAACCAGGCGAAGGTTGGACGTAATCATCTGATTCTTGGCCCGTTCGCCACGGCGAATTACACCTTTTTCTTCATCGCTGTACTCACAGGCCGGACCACTCCCGCCAGCCAGATGACAGCGTTCTGTGATGGCGACCATCGCCTGAACCTTTCTCCCCATCATAAGTTCCTGCTCTGGAGTGAGCAGTTGATGGCGACCAATTTCGCCGAGAAAAGCACTCAGAGAACTCGTCATCATGACGATACGGCTGAGTTGAACCTAGAACCAAAGTGTTTTTTTCTGGCGGTCATAATAAAGACTCCCGAATTAATACTTTGTGCGCTATTTCACTCTTTCTTCCTGTTGGTGAAGTGAATCTTTCATTGTTAATTCAATTGGGTGGCTAAGGTCGCCGCACCTCCTGTTGCTACGCCCATGCCCCTGGCCGTCGCTCTCACGTCCGACATCGCCAAAAACGCAGGCGTTGCCTACGTTCACTACCTCAGTTTCATGCTCTGCTTCGGCGCTCTGGTGCTGGAGCGGAAGCTGATCAAAGCTGATCCGAATCGCCAGGAAGCCACGGCGATGGTGATCACCGACATTGTTTATGGCATTGCCGCCCTTGCTCTTCTCGTCAGTGGAATCCTGCGGGTCATCCACTTCGGCCAAGGGGCTGAGTTCTACACCCAGAATCCGCTGTTCTGGTGGAAGGTTGGTTTGTACCTCTCCGTGGGGGGGCTGTCGCTCTATCCCACGATCACCTACATCCTCTGGGCGATTCCGCTGCGCAAGGGTGAGCTGCCGAAGGTGAGCGAAGCCCTCGCCAAGCGTCTGGCCTGGATCATCAATATTGAATTGGTGGGCTTCGCCAGCATTCCGTTGATGGCGACCCTGATGGCCCGCGGTGTTGGTCTCCCAGCCGCCTGATGCAGCCCGAGCTCTGTCCTCCACAACAGCAGGTTCGAACGCTGCAGGTGGCTTTGGAGCAGCAGGCTTCTGGCCAGAGACCCGGCTATGCCTCCTCCATCGCCACCACCTCCCTGGGCCCGCCCGTGTTGAAGCACTGGTGCGTCTGGGTTCAGCCCGCCGCCGCCACGCCGGCCAACCGCTGGGACCAACGCTGGCTTGATCAGGTGTCCTCGGCGCTGACCACCTGGGGTGAACTGGTTCCGTTCACGCTGGTGGACAGTCCGGACCAAGCCAACGTGTTGATTCACCGGCAGCGTCCGGCTCGCCGGCAGGTGGCTGGAGTGTGGCGCGCTAGCAACGGACGCACACAGCTTCAGGCTGTGGATGTGCAGCGCCAGGGCCGCCGAAGGCTTGAACCCCTGGTGAAGGTGATGGTGTCACCAGGGCTGCGCGCTGAAGTACTGCAGGCCACAGCTCTGCATGAACTGGGTCATGCCTTTGGCCTCTGGGGCCACAGTTCTGTTCCCACTGATGTTCTGGCGATCAGCCAAGGCGAACATCCGGTCTTGGTGCCATCCCAGAGGGATCGCTTCACGCTGGCGTGGGTGATGCAGCAGCCCACCCGCTTCGGTTCGACGATTCAACAGCCCAGCGATCCGGTCAAATCTGAATCACCGGAGTGACGTCACCATTCGTGCGCGGCATGCTGCCGGCAGTCGTGATTGATCGATGCAGCTGATCCGTTCCCTGGCACTGGCTGGTTTGCTGGTGAGCCTGGTGGGTTGTCGTTCCAACAACAGCCTGCCCCAGCAGGAACCTCAGGTTCGGGAACCGATTCGGATTCAGCTGGACGGCAGCAATCCAGCAGCCAGTGAAGGTGTGTTGGATCGTGCTGAGGGACCTTTGCGGTTCAGCGTTGGCCATGGTCGCCATGGCATCGGCTGTGAAGGCACCACCTTCGAAGAGGGCGTCACCCCGCTCGGAACGTTTCAGGTCAACGCCATCCTCAGCATCGACCGCTTCGAGATGGATCCAGCACTGGTGAAGCAGTCTGGAAAATCGGAAGAGGAACTGCGCGAGAGCCTCTTCACCAACATGAACTCCATCGACTTCAAGGGTGACGGGGAAACCGGGGAATACGGCAACGGTTACATCAGCCTGGCTCCTGTGCCTGCCACAGAGCAGCCCTTCCGTTTCAACACCTACGACGGCGTCTTCCGCTGGTACAGCTTCGCCATTCACGGCACCAATGACGAGAGCCGGATCGGCAAGGCGGTGACTGGCGGGTGCATCAATGCCGGAAAGCTCACCTTGGGGGTCTTGTTGGACACCTTGGAGCTTGGCGATGAGGTTGTGATCAGCAGCGACAGCCCCTGCCTGCCTTAGTGCCGGCGCGGGGCGCCCCGTCGTGCGGCCAGCACTTCCTGCACCTGCCGCCAGCTGACGCCGTGATGGGCCAGGGCCACCTGCATGTGGAAGACGATGTCCGCAGCCTCGCCGGCGATCTCGGCAGCGTTGTCGTCTTTGCAGGCCATCACGAATTCAGCACTCTCCTCCCCGATTTTCTTGAGGATGCTGTTGTCTCCCCCCGCCAGCAGCTTGTTGGTGTAGCTGCCCTCTTCCGGTTGCTCGCGTCTGCCTTCGATCACCCGGAACAGTTCGGTGCAGGCATCCGTTGGCGGCGCTAAAGCCTCGGCTCCACCGCCCGTTCGGGCATCGCTGTTTTCGTAGAAACAGCTGCGGGAGCCGGTGTGGCAGGCCACATCCCCAGCCTGCTCCACGGTCACCAGCAGCACGTCGGCATCACAGTCGTAGCGGATCTCCCGCATCGTCTGGATGTGACCGCTTGTGGCCCCCTTGTGCCAAAGCTCCTGGCGTGATCGGCTCCAGTAATGCACCTCACCGCTGCGCAGGGTGGCTTCAATCGCGTCCCGGTTCATCCAGGCCACCATCAGCACCGCACCGTCCAGCCAGTCCTGGGCCACAGCTGGAATCAGCCCCGCTTCGTTAAAACGGAGTTGGTCAATGAAGGCGGGGCTGAGGGGCTGCATCAGGCCTCGGATATTCGGGCAACGCCTGAATCTTCCCGCAGCGTGCTCCATTCCGCGTTTCACTCCTTGCTCGTTTCTCCGACCCCCTACAGCTGCAGCAAAGCCTTCAGCGGCTATCCCTGCTGTCACCGGCAGTGGCGCCACCAGGGCCATTGCCGCTTCGTGCATGGGTACAGCCGTTCATTCACGGTGCACTTCGCTGCAAGTTCGCTGGATAGCTGTGGCTTTGTTGTTGATTTTTCCAGCTTGCGGCCTTTGGAACAGCAACTCAGTCAGCAGTTCGATCACACCTTCCTGGTGAATGCCGATGACCCTTTGATGGAGGAATGGAAGCGTCTTGATCAACTTGGTGCACTTGATCTCCGGGTTATGGACAATGTCGGCATGGAGGCATCAGCTCTGTTGGTTTGGTCCTGGACGAATGCGTTGCTGCTGGAGCGGGATGGAGGGAGGACCTGCTGCTGGCTTGTGGAGGCCCGCGAAAACACTCGCAATGCTGCTAGTTACCACGCGATTCCTGATTGGTTTGGCTCGTCCTTCAGGGGATCATGACGAGGGGTTCAGGTTATCCATCGCGGAAACCCACGACCTGATCTTTGCTCGTTCTGATGCTTGGTTGCTGACTGCAGCTGGTCACCGAGCCCTAATGATGGATTCAAAGTTGGCTGAGTGATCACACCCTTCAGCAACTGCACAGCATCTGAAGCGGGTCTGGTCTTTCCTTGGCCTGGTTAAAGCAGGTTCGATGAGGTTTTTGTCATGACGATGTCTTTATGGCAACGCACTGCATTGGAGGCCTTCGGTACAGGCTTTCTTGCCTTCACGTTGGGTCGACTGGGCAGCAGCGAATTCAATGGTTTCGAACAGGCCATCGTGATCGGTCTATGTCTTGCGATGTTGATTCATCTCATGGGTCGTGCGACCGGCGCCCATTTCAACCCTGCCGTCACATTGCTCCTGAATGCGCAAAGGTTCGGCCGAGCAAGGCTCCTGTCACGGGGTTCTCTCCGTGAATCTGTCGCCTACATCTCAGCTCAGCTGCTGGGAGCCACCGTGGGGCTTGGGCTCAACCCCTTTGACAGGCCGATCAATGACTTTGCTCTCGATGCCTGGCTGCCGGAGTTTGTCTTCAGCTTCGTGCTGTTTGGGTTGATTCTGCGTTGGAGTAGCGAAGGTCGCATCTGTCCTGTGGCTCAGCCCTTGTCTGGCCTTGTGATCGGTAGTGGGTTGAGCGTGCTTGTGCTGCTGGGAGGTTTGACTGGATCCGGCATCTACAACCCAGCGATGGCAATCGCATTCGCTGTTAAAGGGATGGGTGGTTCAATCATTGCCATCGTGGATCAATTCCTGGCAGCCGGATTAATGCTGATGTTGTTGCCCTCTCGACCACAGTCATCCGATTGAGAGCTGCTCTCCATCGACGTCAACTGCGATGGCACTGTTCTCGCCCAGTCGCCCGGAAAGGATCA is a genomic window containing:
- the trpA gene encoding tryptophan synthase subunit alpha, which encodes MPNQQSSSIAQRFEQLKQDGRLALMPFLMAGDPDLAVTADVLLSLQMAGADMVELGMPYSDPLADGPVIQAAASRALAAGTTPTGVLDMLQSLKGQLQIPVILFTYSNPLLNVGMEAFCQSAAEAGAAGLVVPDLPLEEAERLSTIAERHGLDLVLLVAPTTPQDRMGRIAKCSRGFTYLVSVTGVTGERAQMESRVEGLVQQLKQTSPVPVAVGFGISGAEQVRQVRGWGSDGAIVGSALVKRMAAASPGEIAQEAGRFCAELRAAADQP
- a CDS encoding phosphate-starvation-inducible PsiE family protein, which produces MSGPNRSKRSFLGFVDAGEREVARLLTLITAAVISAAIIQLIISLGSKLLTGTAATWLGDDLIKILGDLLTVLIALEVLQNITSYLRRHVVQIELVLVTALTAVARKVIVLPSGAENKPQLLVGLGIAVVSLSAAYWLVKRANATPSRERLGRGGSATKLDFED
- a CDS encoding sigma-70 family RNA polymerase sigma factor, which codes for MTSSLSAFLGEIGRHQLLTPEQELMMGRKVQAMVAITERCHLAGGSGPACEYSDEEKGVIRRGERAKNQMITSNLRLVVNLAKRYQGKGLDLLDLIQEGTLGLTRAVEKYDPTRGHRFSTYAYWWIRQGLNRALSTQSRTIRIPVNVNEKLTKLRAAKARLMQRNGLSPSGEQLAEFMEIPIAEVEDLLACELRSVTVSLQGVVKSKSDPSELVDVLPSDELPPMERAEIAERTASVWSLLAKANLTPKEHTVVTLRFGLDGTNEWRTLAEVARHMNCSREYCRQVVQRALRKLRKTGIQSGLVESTL
- a CDS encoding peptidase, which gives rise to MQPELCPPQQQVRTLQVALEQQASGQRPGYASSIATTSLGPPVLKHWCVWVQPAAATPANRWDQRWLDQVSSALTTWGELVPFTLVDSPDQANVLIHRQRPARRQVAGVWRASNGRTQLQAVDVQRQGRRRLEPLVKVMVSPGLRAEVLQATALHELGHAFGLWGHSSVPTDVLAISQGEHPVLVPSQRDRFTLAWVMQQPTRFGSTIQQPSDPVKSESPE
- a CDS encoding DUF3007 family protein, producing the protein MTRGKVLLIGLVVLLLGGLGQVGFQAAGFEGFTAGIAAEALLVVIVVVWTSSYLFRVVTGQMTYMDQRRRYREVYDKQEAEALQACFDALPEEEQQALLRKIGADRLGPTDGEAPVDS
- a CDS encoding thioredoxin family protein is translated as MHLIKFSSEDCGTCHRMSHYDGKVAEELGCSFISVMLQDTEMYRKYRKILLKQYPNKEGMGWPTYLLVNDPDGDFSIEGELKGGLPKGDFRTKLAELLPS
- a CDS encoding YciI family protein, coding for MARFVLWGTYCTDALVKRAPYRDEHLARLQGLKDQGTLVTLGPTEGSTHVFGIFEADSLYVVRMLVEDDVYWKQGIWTALEVYPWVQAF
- a CDS encoding AbrB family transcriptional regulator; this translates as MLTGSDLLNKVKDLGDVSKSDLVRACGYVSDKKDGGERLNFTAFYEALLEAKGVSLGMGGVGGVGKGGRKLSYVATVQGNGNLLIGKAYTALLDLKPGDEFEIKLGRKQIRLTPVGGSDEDEE
- a CDS encoding L,D-transpeptidase; this translates as MQLIRSLALAGLLVSLVGCRSNNSLPQQEPQVREPIRIQLDGSNPAASEGVLDRAEGPLRFSVGHGRHGIGCEGTTFEEGVTPLGTFQVNAILSIDRFEMDPALVKQSGKSEEELRESLFTNMNSIDFKGDGETGEYGNGYISLAPVPATEQPFRFNTYDGVFRWYSFAIHGTNDESRIGKAVTGGCINAGKLTLGVLLDTLELGDEVVISSDSPCLP
- a CDS encoding YkvA family protein, with the translated sequence MTDHAARTTVEANVLEREMIDESLLRRLLQRAGRGLAAPALEALELMLDPETPSAARLTMLAALSYLLMPADLIPDLLPVAGFSDDLVALTAMVGLWSNHVTPAIRMRARRKLDRWFPLTH
- the pyrC gene encoding dihydroorotase, producing the protein MSDQISIIAPDDWHVHLRDGEMLNQVVAHTARRFQRAIVMPNLRPPVTTVAAAQAYRDRIQAACPADLEFTPLMTAYLTDSIAPAELETGFREGVFAAAKLYPANATTNSAAGVTDLLQIDPVLETMARIGMPLLIHGEVTDPEIDIFDREAAFIERHLEPLRERHPELKVVLEHITTEQAVQYVSSADRHLAATITPHHLHINRNAMFAGGLRSDFYCLPVAKRECHRQALRRAATSGDPSFFLGTDTAPHERSSKESACGCAGIFNAPFALESYAQVFDQEGALEHFEAFTSLNGPAFYKLPANTHRITLQRRDHLVPELVNGLVPFHAGEILSWAVANAPDQVQL
- a CDS encoding c-type cytochrome, coding for MLSSILRCCIGAFLVLLLSLGSGGASLAAGRDASTGALLFEQHCAGCHINGGNIIRRGKNLKLKTLEREQIATVDAIAAIAREGRGQMSGYADVLGSEGDQLVAEWVLMQAQNAWTQG
- a CDS encoding Nif11 domain/cupin domain-containing protein, whose protein sequence is MAEQDLIRFLNKISQLQVLAERVRNDSSSREQLAACADHNQVVQLARSWGFDIGRRWGERDHGPGGEANLLATPCPPPGEESTRVLASAEMWRLLLIASNGYRSPDDAWMDQSDHEWVLVLRGSACVALQNPDRIVDLSPGDHLLLPPHQLHRVERTEPAPGTLWLALHWDAA
- a CDS encoding NAD(P)H-quinone oxidoreductase subunit L, whose protein sequence is MDLSSLLSQIPQDTLLVLLAYTVLGGLYLVVVPLALYAWMNQRWHRMGKLERLGIYGMVFFFFPGMILFAPFLNFRLSGQGDV
- a CDS encoding DUF2214 family protein; amino-acid sequence: MPLAVALTSDIAKNAGVAYVHYLSFMLCFGALVLERKLIKADPNRQEATAMVITDIVYGIAALALLVSGILRVIHFGQGAEFYTQNPLFWWKVGLYLSVGGLSLYPTITYILWAIPLRKGELPKVSEALAKRLAWIINIELVGFASIPLMATLMARGVGLPAA
- a CDS encoding DUF3136 domain-containing protein codes for the protein MPSATKALTIGDLEAGFSSYCQALRRLVADGRDLNAIRRTVCWDYLNRLHTSLPKDYRSPDELIQRFQKEASPAQAD